The Deltaproteobacteria bacterium genomic sequence GTCTTCGGCGTAATCGCCGGCTTGTTTCTCCGTTTGACCGAAAGCATGATGTTCGCTGATATACCCATAAGACGATTTCTCTGCCGGGATGGCGCAACCGACAGAAGCAGCCAGAAGTCGCTTCGGTTCGTCGCTGCAGCAACGGCTCATGACACAGAAGGTCATTCCCCCAGGTACCAGTTCTTTCAGTCCCTGGGTTTTCGAGACCATTTTACATCGTGGCGGAAAGATACTCGATACCTGCACAAGGTTGAATTTCTCTATGCCCGCGTCCCTCAGAGCCCGCTCAAATGAATGGAGTTCGTCCTTATGCGTTCCGACACCTTTTGTAAAAAAAATCTTTGTGGGAACAAAATATTTTATTTCCCGCCCTCCTAAATATTTCATGGCCCCCCTTTTGCGATTTAAGCCGCGATCCGATCGTTCTGAGGATGTTTAAAATATTTGCAACGGATATTGGTCGTCTCCTTATCAGCTTGTTGGTCCCATGTCAATAAGTGGAAAATCACTTCGGAGATTCTTTTTTTACCGTTACAAAGAAGTTCATATCTCCTCTCTTGATTAAAAGTAAGAGAGTTGCTTCTTGAGGAGCTTTCTTGATTTCGTTCAGAAAATCTTTCAGGGAAGAAATATTTACTTTGTTGACCTGGAGAATAATATCCTGGATTTTCAATCCGGCATCATCGGCAGGACTTCCCTCACGTACCTGGGTGATAATAACCCCGCCTTTTCCAGAAAGCCCCAAATGTTTTGCCATCTCGGGAGTAATTTCTTGAACTGTCATGCC encodes the following:
- a CDS encoding arginine decarboxylase, pyruvoyl-dependent produces the protein MKYLGGREIKYFVPTKIFFTKGVGTHKDELHSFERALRDAGIEKFNLVQVSSIFPPRCKMVSKTQGLKELVPGGMTFCVMSRCCSDEPKRLLAASVGCAIPAEKSSYGYISEHHAFGQTEKQAGDYAEDLAAAMLASTLGIDFDVDESWDEKKEIFKISGKIVRTRNVTQSAIVRKAGYTTVVAAAVFVF